TTTTTCCAAATTTACAGCTTTTTGCAGATGTTGTTCCTAAGACAGCTGAGAATTTCCGGGCACTCTGTACAGGTATCCCTGAAAATGTTCCATATTTTTGTTAGTGGCAGGTGACTTAATTTTGGTGCTTGCACTGATTGTCATCTTTTTGTTACTGTGTATAAGTATTGATAAACCTATTAATTATTAGTTTCTGGTCTTTCTAGATTCTTTAAATGTCTCCTGTGTCATAGTCTACGAGTGCAAGATTTAATTATCTCATGAATATTTTTTCTTTGACTAGGATAAATCACACAAAGCCCTGCTTCAAATTTTATCGTCTTATAAACTAATTGTCTGCATTTGGAAACAAGTTTATCAGGCTTTTTGATTATATTGAACTGTGTTAAACCATAGGTGAAAAGGGCATTGGCAAATCTACCGGGAAACCCTTGCACTATAAAGGAGCTTTTTTTCATCGAATAATCAAAGGATTCATGGCCCAAGTATGTTACTCATTCTTTCTacaaatcattttaattaatcagAGGAATGTTTGCTATGATGAttcttgtttcattttttttctcctaTGTCCTACCTTCTGCAGTGATGCAAAGTTTTTATTTCTAAGCTGTAATTTTAGTTTGATTAACATCTTACTTTTCTATCATAATATCTTATTCGGTTGATAGGATTCAGATTTCTTGTATCTGCAGTCAATTAAACATGTATCTCTTTGGTCTAATCATATATAATCATTCTAAATGACCTTTATCTGAAACAGCAAGCTCAGTACTTAAACTTTGGTGCCAATTAATCACTAGGAAAATATTTCAGTTATCTTTAAATGAGTAAGTTCTCTGCTGAGTATTAATTGATAGATCTTAGTGCTGTAACCTGAACTTTTTGAGCCTTGTTTTCACCTCCTTGGTGCTACTGCTTGTTGCTGGTGATTAAACTGGTTAGTCATCATGGGCGTCTGCAGAGTGACTAAAATTAGAGAAAAGCTcagtacttttatttttttgctttgtAGGGAAGGTGAGGGGAGCTAGTATCTATTAATTTTACAGAAAAAAAGCATGTACTCAACGGCGCTAAACTTTtccattttttatgttttacttttttctACAGGGTGGTGACTTTTCAAAGGGAAATGGTATGCTTGCTCATTCCAGTGCATCGAAATTTTGTTCTGTTATTTTTGAGAGATTGCAGACTCTGCTTGGCATCTAAATGTATGCCCAGACTTGTAAGGAAAGAGCTTTAATTGATTTGCAGGCACTGGTGGAGAAAGTATTTATGGAGGGAAGTTTGCAGGTAGGCCTTTGCATGTCAGCACTTAAGTATCTTACGATGAATCAAGTCAAAACTTAATCATTAAAGTTTATGTTTCCTTGCAGATGAGAATTTTAAACTGACTCATGACGGACCTGGTATTCTCTCTATGGCAAACAGTGGTCCAAACACAAACGGATCTCAATTCTTTATAACCTTCAAGCGCCAACCTCATCTTGATGGGTATTTAACGTTTGCTTATTACTTATTTACCTGTTATGACTGTAAAGATGGAGCTTTTCTATGTTGCTTAGCAATGGATTTGTCATTTCTTCGGTGAATTGGTAATTATCGCTGCCATTTTCGAACTCTAGCTCGAGTTTACTCAGCTCGACTCGCTGCTCTCCCAACTGTTGCTTTCCTTCAATACTCTGTATCTTTTTGTTTTTTAGGCTTTTTCTTCTGTATCAGTTTGATCCGTTCTGATTTTCTGAGCAGTAGATAGCTATCTTTAACCTTCCAAGTTTAAGCATTTCAGTTAAATTTTAAGCTTGTTTTCTCCTTAAAGAAGAAGATCAAGAGTTTTTGAGTGTGAaaattaggatttagggtttttgcGGTTACAGTAGGATTGTCGCGATGCGTTAACTAAATTGTAATTTAGACTTTTTTTAGTAATAAATACAGTGGTGAATGCATATCATATTCGTAGCATTGGTCTGTTTTAGAGGATATGCATCGCTTGTAGCTTGAAAGGGTGTATGTAAGTGAATATGGAGTTTAGACATCTTTAAATTTTAGGGTTCTTCTATAGGGAATTTTATTCACAAAATTTGCTGAAGGAACTCTTCTTGAAGAAGCTTGTATGTTTGATATGTGAGAATGAAGTAGAGTTTTATGTGCCACATGCATCGAAAagtgaactttttttttttggttatgtattaatttattagACTATTTTATGAACTAACATTGTGGTGTAACTTGACTATTTTATCAAAGTTTAAATCAGCTCAAGTAGCTGGATTATATTTTAAGAAAGAGTTAAGTTTAAGCTTGAGTTTATCCCTACCCGGCTAGGATTAGACCTGATTGTGGGTCGGATCACCCGGCCCAACTCGAAGGCCTgctcgaaatgtgggagggtttgggcaaaaatataggcctgaaaaatgggcttggacaaaaaataaggtcCGTTTTTTACGGGCTGAgcctcgggtaaggtatttttggcGGGGCTCGGCCTGGATTttacaaaaagacaaaaaaaatctactccttttttttaatgttatttttttattattttcttcctattttgctactattttgctattatgttgttactattttattgttattgtttgtatattgtataaaatttattttattgttattttgttattattttaaaggcatttgcttgttaaattatatttatcttagtgttatttaagcctatatatcttttaaaatttattttgaatttgttagaaaatatttattttgatatttttagtatttttttatgtattatatatatttaaaaattatataaaaaattaatacaggcgGGTCGGGTTAGGGTCgggttttaatattttaattcgggttggacttgggcaaaattttaaacccattttttgTGTCAGGCCCGAGTCTAGTAAATGAGCTTGAATTTTCAATGCTCAGATGAGCTTGAAAAGATTTGACTTtacaattttggttttttttttcttttgttcaatATTTTGGTATCACTCTAGGACCTTCAATTTTCACTTGAGTTTTTTCTCAGTTGGTTTTTTAAAGGTATGGACCCTTTATTACCCCAAAACTTGGAGGAATATTCTGCTTCTTCGACGACCATAAAATTCGAGCACCCCCTCCCATTAATCCGTGGTCCAATCCTGGCAGGAACTTCGGACGACCCATCATTCGGTCCATACATTCTTGCTTTCAAAGACCTTCCTTCTTGGGCCGTTGCTTACAAATCCTGTGAATCAAAAATCATATTTCAATGCGAGGAAGGCGCACGAATTGGGTGCGCCATCACTGCTTCCAACAAGTGTAAACCCGCTTGGTGGCAATCCCTGATTGGTTGGAAATCAATGAATTTAACGGAAAGAGAGCGGTGCGAAGATATCGAAATGGGAGCTTGTTTGGTTGCGGCTAAGGAAAAATGCATCGGCTTCGCCAAAGAAAAGTGTACGACGCCATTTTTGAATTCGAGAATCGCAGTGGCGGAGAAGGAGATAATGAATAAACAGGTTGAGAGGATGGTACACGCAGCATCGTTGCCGGAGGAAAGCAAATGGGCCTATCTTATGGGGTCGGATTATTTGGGAGGGTCCAAACCAAGGGTGACTAATTTCAGAGCTAGTCAGTATCTGGGCTCCAGTTCTCAACTTCAAATATGAACCTTCACATGGGTTTGGAGTTTtagtagggttttttttttaagcaGTGACAATTCTAAAGTCGACAATTGGGTGTTGTAATAAGCAAAacactaggctaaggtatgttaaATTTTGTTTGTTGACAATTTGTAGAGGTTTTTTAACTTGAACATTGTCTTTGCATTTCTGGGTAGAATTTAGAAACATCTTATTGTAGAAATGCATACACAATGTGTTAACTTTTTTGTCATACAATAAAAGGGACCCTTTAAAGAATTTTGGATACAACATTCAACAGAAATAAGAAATGGCACAGGaataaaattctaattttcaaaaaggTGAATTGTATTCGAAAGATGGGTTCTTTCGGCAGAATATAAGCAATGGCCAACCTTTGACTGTGCCCATATAGGCATATAGCATCTCAActttctcattttcttccttaTTATGACCCGAGTAGTGCACAACAAATTTCGGCAGTAGGTGCATGCTTttcataaatacataatacttttCTAAGCACTTGAGCTTTGCAGGCATGTTAGTGACCATTGTTATGGATTTCTTTTGcgctttagtttttattttcttacacAATAATGCTCCGGACGTCGAAAAAATTATACTGTATTtaacatgaatttttattttataaaactaAAGTCTCatgatttttgtaaaaaaatttagaacATTTTGGGCTAGAAATAATTATACTGTATTTTGCAATAGCATATGCCATGAGAAATTAGCTttagaaatttaggtttttaatattgttaaataTTAGTGAAGAACATACAGATTGGATCAAATTAGACTCTCTGctattaaatggatcaatatAATCTATGAATCATTAAACAAATAAAGCCAAATTCTAATAGAGTTATTAAAGAATgatatattgtttttaatttgtagttcaaaattcaataaaatatctcatttacaaaagcataaaatttttcaaaataataattttgggaaataaatgaattatttttttacacaaactaaggtaattcatttaataatagagaGATTAATTTAAACTTTCACTGAAATGTTATAcatgtttgaatagttataaaaAAGTTCATTTAATTTAGTGGTATTATTATAAACCTAATTagttaacttaaaaaaaaaaggctaTTAGAGCACTCATTAGCAAAATTGATTTTGGGTGCGATGCACTTTTTCTTTCTTAGCTATACAACTTGATTACAAACATTTAGCAAAATCCATCTCTATGTACGTGCCAAACCCAGTAGAGGCTATGTTTTTCAAAAGCCATATATCCTccacttttaaaaaaaacatacgaGAAAAGCGTATAGCCTGTCATTCCCACGTTCAAAATGGAGAGAGTTGAAGCCACCATGCAAATGCATTGTAATAAAAAAAGCCTCAATGCTTGTAAATATGGCAAGGTTTTAAGAGATTTTACCTTCATAATATCTATAAAGTCTATCCAAGCTGCTTTTGTTGTCTTTGCTTTTTGGCTTTTCATGCTATCATGAAGAGAATCTGTATTTCTGTTACAAGAAATTGGAATCTGTTAAAAGATAAGGTGTTTTTAACACAATTAGGAATTAATATTGTAGATGAAAATCatcggtaaaagtattatggaggtcTTTATACTAAGAGTTGAATTACATTTTGTTCCTTCTACTTAATAAaagggcaaattagtccctatacattagataaaaaagtaaattgttccttttattaaaatttttatctatttttattattaaaaactacTTCATATACGTTAATATGAGGTACACATGGTTGTCGAGTTAATTTGTTAGCCATGCCAGTTTTTATAAATGGCTAgagtttttaatagaaatgatcaatttactcattaatttaatgtacaataactaatttgcctattttttagtagagggctaaaatacaatctaatttttaatataggAGCCACCATAGTACTTTACCAAAATCATtcaatagtatttttttttttaaaattagcacaCCTGATTTGCAAGATCTTTCAGGGCGGTAACCTCCACGACAGCAAATGGCCGCCAGAATCACCACTCAGCAACTGCTTCAAATCAGTAGTTAAGAAAAGGGAAGTAACAGGGTGCTTATGAAACGCAATACCTTGTGGAGGAGCAATCTGTATTCTGGTGACTTGTCCAAAGGCAACACTCCTGTGGTTCCAACGCTAGTCGAATTACTTATCGTCTCTATGTCAGTACAGTGAACCATATGCCAGACCTTATCAGCCCCATCGTGGTGACCTGTTACATACCAGTTTGTGTCCAGCCAATCAGAGAAGGTTGAGCTTGTCACAGAGATTATATAATCAGATGGCACCTGGGATGTGCTAATTACTGCTAGACAGCATCCATTGATGCTCCAAACAGCAAATAGAGTTCCAGCAGCAGTCATAATTTCACCAGTTAAATCATTCACATAGACAGCAGAAACTGATGTTGGGAATTCGGGAAGTTGCCAAACGAATCTTAAGGAGATGAGGTCCCATATGATAACAGTGCAGCCATCTGATCCGCTCACGATCAACATATAAGGCTGATTGACATGAAGACATGTGATTTTGGATCTGTGAGCACAAAGCAC
The sequence above is drawn from the Gossypium hirsutum isolate 1008001.06 chromosome A05, Gossypium_hirsutum_v2.1, whole genome shotgun sequence genome and encodes:
- the LOC107959220 gene encoding uncharacterized protein isoform X1, whose amino-acid sequence is MSKKKNPMVFFDISIGGDLVERIIIELFADVVPKTAENFRALCTGEKGIGKSTGKPLHYKGAFFHRIIKGFMAQGGDFSKGNGTGGESIYGGKFADENFKLTHDGPGILSMANSGPNTNGSQFFITFKRQPHLDGWFFKGMDPLLPQNLEEYSASSTTIKFEHPLPLIRGPILAGTSDDPSFGPYILAFKDLPSWAVAYKSCESKIIFQCEEGARIGCAITASNKCKPAWWQSLIGWKSMNLTERERCEDIEMGACLVAAKEKCIGFAKEKCTTPFLNSRIAVAEKEIMNKQVERMVHAASLPEESKWAYLMGSDYLGGSKPRVTNFRASQYLGSSSQLQI
- the LOC107959220 gene encoding peptidyl-prolyl cis-trans isomerase CYP63 isoform X2; translated protein: MSKKKNPMVFFDISIGGDLVERIIIELFADVVPKTAENFRALCTGEKGIGKSTGKPLHYKGAFFHRIIKGFMAQGGDFSKGNGTGGESIYGGKFADENFKLTHDGPGILSMANSGPNTNGSQFFITFKRQPHLDGNFGRPIIRSIHSCFQRPSFLGRCLQIL